In the genome of Triticum urartu cultivar G1812 chromosome 5, Tu2.1, whole genome shotgun sequence, one region contains:
- the LOC125507992 gene encoding probable methionine--tRNA ligase, with the protein MASPPPKLPIPGRRNILITSALPYVNNVPHLGNIIGCVLSADVFARYCRLRGYNAIYICGTDEYGTATETKALEEKCSPKEICDKYHVIHDEVYKWFDIKFDKFGRTSAPEQTEVCQAIFHKLMENKWLTENTMQQLYCDTCERFLADRLVEGKCPTEGCNYEAARGDQCENCSKLLNPTELIDPKCKVCKNAPRIRDTDHLFLELPLLSDKLVNYINNTSVAGMWSQNAIQATNAWLKEGLKQRCITRDLKWGVPVPHEKYKDKVFYVWFDAPIGYISITASYTPDWEKWWKDPDNVELFQFMGKDNVPFHTVMFPSTLLGTGENWTMMKTISVTEYLNYEAGKFSKSHGIGVFGNDAKVTNIPSEVWRYYLLMNRPEVSDTLFTWADLQAKLNSELLNNLGNFINRVLSFVAKPAGAGYDSIIPDAPNAESHTLTNALAEKTNKWVEQYLEAMEKVKLKQGLKSAMAISSDGNAYLQESQFWRLYKEDPAACAIVMKTSVGVVYLLACLLEPFMPSFSREVLRQLNMSPDEDLSFCDDKGETAKAKRPWDFISAGHKIGKPVPLFKELKDEEVEAFRIKFAGSQAERISKAQSDAEAKKVADKLKGTKLSEGSSKKKQSGGSKSKTAEDASVAKLDIRVGLIRKAEKHPDADSLYVEEIDVGEEAPRTVVSGLVKFIPLEEMQNRKVCVLCNLKPVAMRGIKSLAMVLAASSEDHSKVELVEPPESAAVGEKVTFAGFSGEPEASLNAKSKTWEKLSADLHSNGELVACYKDVPFTTSAGVCKVKTIANGDIR; encoded by the exons ATGGCGTCACCACCACCGAAGCTTCCGATCCCCGGCCGTCGCAACATACTCATCACCAGCGCGTTGCCCTATGTCAACAACGTCCCACACCTGGGGAACATCATCGGAT GCGTGCTCAGCGCCGACGTGTTCGCGCGGTACTGTCGGCTGCGAGGGTACAACGCGATCTACATATGCGGCACCGACGAGTACGGGACGGCCACCGAGACCAAGGCCTTGGAGGAGAAGTGCTCGCCCAAGGAGATCTGTGACAA GTACCATGTTATCCATGACGAGGTTTACAAGTGGTTTGACATAAAGTTTGACAAGTTTGGGCGGACATCTGCTCCTGAACAGACAGAAGTCTGCCAGGCAATTTTCCATAAACTGATGGAGAACAAATGGCTCACGGAGAATACCATGCAGCAG CTTTATTGTGACACGTGTGAACGATTCTTAGCCGATAGGCTCGTGGAGGGGAAATGTCCGACTGAGGGCTGTAACTATGAAGCGGCAAGAGGCGATCAATGTGAAAACTGCAGCAAATTGTTGAACCCAACCGAGTTAATTGATCCAAAGTGCAAG GTCTGTAAGAATGCTCCACGTATTCGTGACACAGATCACTTATTTTTGGAGCTTCCTCTATTGAGTGATAAGCTGGTAAACTATATTAACAACACTTCAGTAGCTGGTATGTGGAGTCAAAATGCTATTCAAGCAACAAACGCATGGTTGAAGGAAGGGTTAAAGCAACGTTGTATCACCAGAGATCTTAAATGGGGAGTTCCTGTTCCACATGAGAAGTATAAAGACAAG GTGTTCTATGTCTGGTTTGATGCACCAATTGGGTACATATCTATCACAGCATCATATACGCCTGATTGGGAGAAGTGGTGGAAGGATCCTGATAATGTAGAGTTGTTCCAGTTCATGGGTAAAGATAATGTGCCATTTCACACG GTCATGTTCCCTTCAACACTACTGGGAACTGGTGAAAACTGGACAATGATGAAAACCATAAGCGTTACTGAATATTTGAACTATGAAGCAG GAAAATTTTCCAAGAGTCATGGTATTGGTGTCTTTGGCAACGATGCGAAGGTTACTAATATTCCATCTGAAGTATGGCGATACTACTTGCTTATGAACCGCCCTGAG GTATCAGATACACTGTTCACTTGGGCTGATTTACAAGCTAAATTGAACAGCGAGTTGCTGAACAACCTGGGAAACTTCATCAACCGTGTGTTAAGCTTTGTTGCAAAACCAGCTG GAGCTGGATACGACTCCATCATACCTGATGCTCCTAATGCCGAGTCACATACATTGACCAACGCGCTTGCAGAAAAAACTAATAAATGGGTTGAACAATATCTTGAAGCAATGGAGAAG GTTAAATTGAAACAAGGACTTAAGAGTGCAATGGCGATTTCTAGTGATGGAAATGCATATTTGCAA GAGAGCCAATTTTGGAGGCTTTATAAGGAAGATCCAGCAGCCTGTGCCATCGTAATGAAAACTTCAGTTGGTGTTGTCTATCTCCTTGCCTGTCTGCTGGAGCCTTTTATGCCTTCCTTTTCTAGAGAA GTGCTGCGACAATTAAATATGTCCCCAGATGAAGATCTGTCATTCTGTGATGATAAAGGAGAAACTGCCAAGGCTAAAAGACCCTGGGATTTTATATCAGCAGGACACAAAATAGGAAAGCCAGTTCCTCTATTTAAGGAACTG AAAGATGAAGAAGTTGAGGCGTTTAGGATCAAATTCGCTGGCAGCCAAGCTGAAAGGATCTCAAAGGCACAATCTGACGCCGAGGCCAAGAAAGTTGCTGATAAGCTCAAGGGCACAAAATTATCTG AGGGAAGTTCAAAGAAGAAACAATCTGGTGGTTCGAAATCAAAGACAGCAGAGGATGCCTCAGTTGCCAAGCTGGATATTCGGGTAGGGCTTATCAGAAAAGCAGAGAAGCATCCAGATGCCGATTCACTTTACGTAGAAGAGATCGATGTTGGAGAAGAGGCACCAAGAACAGTGGTTAGCGGCCTTGTCAAATTCATCCCTCTTGAGGAAATGCAG AACCGGAAAGTGTGCGTGCTCTGCAATCTTAAACCGGTGGCAATGCGTGGTATAAAGTCACTTGCTATGGTTTTGGCTGCATCAAGCGAGGACCACTCAAAG GTTGAGTTGGTTGAGCCTCCAGAATCCGCTGCTGTCGGGGAGAAGGTGACCTTTGCCGGGTTCTCTGGTGAACCTGAGGCTTCTCTTAACGCCAAAAGCAAAACCTGGGAGAAGTTATCCGCTGATCTGCACAGCAACGGTGAGCTTGTGGCGTGCTACAAAGATGTTCCGTTCACAACTTCGGCTGGGGTATGCAAGGTCAAGACCATAGCGAATGGGGACATCCGCTAG